AAGTCTATGTTGAACAGGAGAGCTATGAAAATTAAGTACCAATGCCCTGAACCTGTGCAGGAGGCTAAAATAGCCAGGTCCACAGTCATGTCATTGTTGTACTTTTCTCTGATAAAAGATAAATGTCTTTAAAATTGATTAATCTGAACTGACACCACTGAATACTGTGTAATATTGTGCCTGTGTACAAGCATGTCTATACAGAAGCATGTGTGTCTGGGAAAAGCCTAAACGATTGAAGATAAAAGAAGATAAAAGTAAGACATCTGTCACCACACTCATTTAACACCTGTCTAATTTTGTTACAGAGCTACGTAAGCAGAAGTTAATGGAGTATTTGGCAACAAAGGGAAAACAGAAACTGCCCAACCCAAAGTAAGAGAAGAAACGAAACTGCATTATGCCTCACAAGgttgttgtgatgttttgtttACCGTGTCTAAGGACAAGTGATGTGATATTCTCTGTGCTCCACAGCTCGACCCGTTTTGACTGTCCAGTCAAAAAACCTTTGGCTGCACTAAAGGTGGGTGTCTGTTACTGTAATTCAACGTGTTTATTAATGTGAAACTAAGTTTACTTAATGATTAAGTACAGGaaataatattgttttaatggGTGGTTCTTTATACAGGCTGTTTTGGGAAAAGAGAATAAGGTTCCTGCTCAAAAAGTTGGATATGAGGCCTCAAAGGTCAAGCCGCTGCCTGTTCACTGCACAAAAATTCCGACCAGAGGAGTGCTCAGTGATCTAAACAAAGGGAATGCAACAAGGGGTTTCCATGATAAGCAGAGTAATGAAAGACAGATTTCTGTTCTTAGAAGCACCTACACAGTAATTTCCTCCAAACCTAATCCAAATGCACCCAGGAATACAGAAAAGCCATTTTCAGCCAAAGTGTCTTCAAATGTAGGCCGTACAACTGTATCAGCATCACACAGCAGATTTACCAGTAGGTCAAATGTGGCCCTGTCAGGCCCAGTAAATGTCAGGGTGAGTCTTGGACCGcttgtcaaaacaaaaacaggactGATTCCAGCAGTTACCCAGCCAAGAACCACGCATTCACACTTAATTCGCACTTCTGAAACAGCTCCTGGTAATATTCTCACCACCAATTCTAAGAAGGCAGCATGCCGCCCCTTATCCTCAGTTTCCCAGAGAACCTCCACTGCACAAAAGAAAGTTATTTCTACCACTGCCGCCACCAACCCTGTCCATGTGAAATCAACTCTTTCCATGTCTGCAAGATTTAGAAAAAATGAAGTTCTGATCAAGTCAAACCTGAAGCCACCTTTGGTTAAACATTCTCAGCCATCTTGTAAGAGTCAAATAGGAGAGCTGAAATCGGCACCTCTGTCCTCCCGACGTGAAGCAGCAACTGTTAAGCCACAGTGGAAAGCAGGAATGTCCACAACCAGTCAGTCAGCCTGTGAAAACACAGGCAGGTCCATAAAGAAGAAATACGAAGAtaaagggaagaaaaacaacagaatatCCAAAGTGACTTCCCAAGCGTCTTTGGAACCATTAACAAGGTCCTCTTCCAGCTCAGTCAGGGGGACTTCTGTGGCTGGGATGGCTGCTAAAACCATGAAATGTAGAGAGACTCAAAGTAAAAGTGGACGTAGTTCTGCACATGTGCTTTCCCAACAAATGGGTAAAAATCGGGACGTTCAAGTGATGTCAAAGACGGTTCCACAGCCAGCCAGGACCGTTAGCCTTACAGGAAAGCTCACAGAGCTAAAGACACCAAAGGTCCCAGTCAGGGCTGCGCCACAGACTGAACGAAAGAAActgtctgctgctcaggagGAGAGAATGTAAGTACAA
Above is a window of Betta splendens chromosome 9, fBetSpl5.4, whole genome shotgun sequence DNA encoding:
- the ckap2l gene encoding cytoskeleton-associated protein 2-like, yielding MEQGEVVSRKELRKQKLMEYLATKGKQKLPNPNSTRFDCPVKKPLAALKAVLGKENKVPAQKVGYEASKVKPLPVHCTKIPTRGVLSDLNKGNATRGFHDKQSNERQISVLRSTYTVISSKPNPNAPRNTEKPFSAKVSSNVGRTTVSASHSRFTSRSNVALSGPVNVRVSLGPLVKTKTGLIPAVTQPRTTHSHLIRTSETAPGNILTTNSKKAACRPLSSVSQRTSTAQKKVISTTAATNPVHVKSTLSMSARFRKNEVLIKSNLKPPLVKHSQPSCKSQIGELKSAPLSSRREAATVKPQWKAGMSTTSQSACENTGRSIKKKYEDKGKKNNRISKVTSQASLEPLTRSSSSSVRGTSVAGMAAKTMKCRETQSKSGRSSAHVLSQQMGKNRDVQVMSKTVPQPARTVSLTGKLTELKTPKVPVRAAPQTERKKLSAAQEERIKKLQEWREAKGISYKRPPMPVKAQVRRTVAVPQPFWTAMKEEDEAHSLIQAVDRALADCIKLLEEGCPLEQVKRVLTRLPAISQKFAKYWICQARLMEQEGNLDVLPMFKEAVLVVLEPVDELRTVVFEILKKKDETQASEQIKKDQDQMPSYENPDESSNNLASTPEPVRALINGEKGDSSVVKFKITATPGGPVNRPREPVRVNGQEVRFFTPVRRSVRIERASSRYPASLQDHDLCVASYNDLLSKEEEENREKQGGGKTSPSADGAPMYIYRQNEALEDKVSVQLVYDEVV